The Streptomyces sp. NBC_00335 DNA window CCAGCACCGTCATGCCGTCCTCGTGCAGGGTGGCGAGGAGGTCGAGAACGCGCCGGGAGTTCATCGAGTCGAGATTGCCCGTCGGCTCGTCGCACAGCAGCAGCGACGGGCCGTGCGCGAGGGCCCGCGCGACGGCGACGCGCTGCCTCTCCCCGCCGGACATGCGGGTGGGCAGGGAGTCCAGCCGGTGCCCGAGTCCGACCCTGAGCAACGCCTCACGGGCTCGCTCCCGCCTGTCGCCCCGGGGGACGGCGGTGTTGTAGACCATGCCGAGCATCACGTTCTCCAGGGCCGTGCGGTGGGGCAGGAGGTGGAAGGCCTGGAAGACGAAGCCGATGCGGTGGCCGCGCAGCGCCGTCCGCCGCGCGTCGCCCAGTCCGCCGGTGTCGAGGCCGTCCAGGAAGTAGCTGCCGGTCGTCGGCCGGTCCAGCAGCCCGATCACGTTGAGCAGGGTCGACTTGCCGGACCCGGAGGGGCCGACCACCGTGACGAACTCCCCCCGGCGCACGGTGAGATCGCTCGGATGCAGCGCGGTGACCGGCGGCCGGCCCGGATAGGTCAGCCCGGCCTGCCGGAACTCGATGACGGGGGGTGCGGCACTGTCGGTCACGACGAGGTCGCCTCTCCGTCCCGCTCCGCCGCGCCGCTCGGTGCGGAACGCTCGGTGGTGACCCCCGTGACGACCTGGTCCCCGGGGCGCAGCGCGTCGGCCTGGACCGGGTCGACGGCGACGTATCC harbors:
- a CDS encoding ABC transporter ATP-binding protein, with amino-acid sequence MTDSAAPPVIEFRQAGLTYPGRPPVTALHPSDLTVRRGEFVTVVGPSGSGKSTLLNVIGLLDRPTTGSYFLDGLDTGGLGDARRTALRGHRIGFVFQAFHLLPHRTALENVMLGMVYNTAVPRGDRRERAREALLRVGLGHRLDSLPTRMSGGERQRVAVARALAHGPSLLLCDEPTGNLDSMNSRRVLDLLATLHEDGMTVLVITHDREVAAQGARTVTVRDGVLAPAAADEARPARSGAGSGVLDLPDGRPA